The Streptomyces avermitilis MA-4680 = NBRC 14893 genome contains a region encoding:
- a CDS encoding type III polyketide synthase, which translates to MATLCKPAVSVPEHVITMEETLELARSRHPDHPQLPLALRLIENTGVHTRHIVQPIEETLKHPGFEERNHVYEAEAKARVPAVVQRALDEAELLTTDIDVIIYVSCTGFMMPSLTAYLINSMDFSSDTRQIPIAQLGCAAGGSAINRAHDFCTAYPQANALIVACEFCSLCYQPTDLGVGSLLSNGLFGDGIAAAAVRGKGGTGITLERNASYLIPKTDEWISYDVRATGFHFLLDKRVPGTMEPLAPALQELASQHGWDASDLDFYIIHAGGPRILDDLSKFLRVPPEAFRFSRATLTEYGNIASAVVLDALRRLFDEGGAEHAARGMLAGFGPGITAEMSLGRWHRTDEA; encoded by the coding sequence ATGGCGACGCTGTGCAAACCCGCGGTCTCTGTCCCGGAACACGTGATCACAATGGAGGAGACGCTCGAACTGGCGCGCTCCCGACACCCCGATCACCCCCAACTCCCGCTCGCGCTGCGGCTGATCGAGAACACGGGGGTCCACACCCGGCACATCGTGCAGCCGATCGAGGAGACGCTGAAGCATCCTGGCTTCGAGGAGCGCAACCACGTCTACGAGGCCGAGGCCAAGGCCCGTGTCCCCGCGGTGGTGCAGCGGGCGCTGGACGAGGCCGAGCTGCTCACCACCGACATCGACGTGATCATCTACGTGTCGTGCACGGGGTTCATGATGCCCTCGCTGACGGCCTACCTGATCAACTCGATGGACTTCAGCTCCGACACCCGGCAGATACCCATAGCCCAGCTGGGCTGTGCCGCGGGCGGCTCGGCGATCAACCGGGCACACGACTTCTGCACGGCCTACCCCCAGGCCAACGCGCTCATCGTGGCCTGCGAGTTCTGCTCCCTGTGCTACCAGCCCACCGACCTGGGCGTCGGCTCACTCCTGTCGAACGGGCTGTTCGGCGACGGCATCGCCGCCGCGGCCGTCCGCGGCAAGGGCGGCACCGGCATCACGCTGGAGCGCAACGCGTCGTACCTGATCCCCAAGACCGACGAGTGGATCAGTTACGACGTCCGCGCCACCGGCTTCCACTTCCTGCTGGACAAGCGGGTGCCTGGCACGATGGAGCCGCTCGCTCCGGCACTCCAGGAGCTGGCGAGCCAGCACGGCTGGGACGCCTCCGACCTGGACTTCTACATCATCCACGCGGGCGGTCCGCGCATCCTGGACGACCTGAGCAAGTTCCTGCGAGTGCCGCCGGAGGCCTTCCGGTTCAGCCGGGCCACGCTCACCGAGTACGGCAACATCGCGAGCGCCGTCGTCCTGGACGCGCTGCGCCGGCTCTTCGACGAGGGCGGCGCCGAGCACGCGGCGCGCGGCATGCTCGCCGGCTTCGGGCCCGGCATCACCGCCGAGATGTCGCTGGGCCGCTGGCACCGCACCGACGAGGCGTAG